Sequence from the Bradyrhizobium betae genome:
TGCTTCGTACCGATGGGCCGCATGCCCCGTCGACGGTGAAGCGCCGGCTCGCGAATTGGGGCACCCTGCATCGCTGGAAAGGGCAGGAGGGTCCGTTCCATTCGCCCAGTCTTCGCACGGCGGTCAGATTGGCGGTGCGGGCCAGCACCCGACCGCGGCAGCGCAAGAGCAGGCGAGCCGTCACCCGCGACGTGCTCGACCGGCTGCTCGCGACCTGTCGCTCCGATCGTCTCGTCGACACCCGGGATCTCGCGATCCTGTTGCTGGCGTTTGCCTCCGGCGGCCGCCGGCGCAGCGAGGTGGCGCGGCTCCGGGTCGAGCAGATCAGCGAGGAGCCCCCGGTCCCGCTCGATCCCCGAGACCCGCACTCGCCGACCTTGCCATGCGTAGCGATCCAGCTCGGCCGGACCAAGACCGGCATCGCGGACGAGGCGGGCAGGGTGCTCCTGGTCGGGCCGCCGGTCGAGGCGCTGCGCGAATGGCTGGAACGCGGCGACATCTCCAAGGGGCCGATCTTCCGCGCCATCGACCGCTGGGAAGCGCTGGAGGAGCGGGCCCTGACCCCACAGTCGATCAATCTCATTCTCAAGCGGCGCTGCGCGATGGCCGGGTTAGAGCCGAGCGAGTTTTCGGCGCACGGGTTGAGGTCCGGGTATCTGACCGAAGCGGCACGCCAGGGCGTGGCCTTGCCCGAGGCGATGCAGCAGTCGCAGCACCGGTCGGTGCAGCAGGCGGCGAGTTACTACAATGACGCCGAGCGAGCCCAGGGCAGGGCATCTCGCCTATATTCGGTTGAGAAGTGAGGCGCCGGAGGAACCAAAGGACGTTGTCCGCAGACAACGTCCCGTCTGAAGTCGGATGTTGTCTGCGGACAACAAATGCCGTCGACCTCGCGTGGTCTATTGGACGTTAAGTTCTCGTTAACCCTTAATTTGTTGCGGCGACTCGGGATTTGTGTCTTCTCTCAAGACGGACAATTACCGTCTGACGCAGAGAAACCGTCTTGAGTTGCCATGATGAGCATCGTTGACGAGGGAAATGAGACGGCGAGCGCGCGGATCACGCGACACGCGGGCATCCTTTCGGGTCAGCTCCGTTCGCTGAGCACCACGCTGTTCCCTCCAGCAGCCAGCAAATCACTCCGCTCGTTCACCTCAGGCGAGGTCGCCAAAATCGTCCGCGTATCGGACGGATATCTCAGGCAGCTCTCGTTGGACGGCCTAGGCCCGATCCCCTCTACCGGTCATGGCGGGCGGCGGTCTTATACACTGGCGCAAATAAATGAGCTGCGCGCCTACCTTGCCGAGGCGCGTCCGCGGGAACGGCTTGAGTTTTTTCCGCGCCGCCGGGACGGCGAAAAGTTGCAGATCATCACCGTTGCGAACTTCAAGGGTGGCTCAGCGAAGACGACAACAGCCCTGTATCTTTCTCAGTATCTCGCACTGGCGGGCTTTCGGGTCCTGGCTCTCGATCTCGACCCCCAAGCCTCTCTCTCGGCCATGTTCGGCTATCAACCCGAATTCGATATCGGCCCAAACGAGACGATCTACGGGGCCATCCGTTACGACGATCAGCGCCGGCCCCTGCGCGAGGTTGTTCGCCCCACATATTTCGAAGGAATTGGCTTGGTGCCCGGAAATCTCGAACTCATGGAGTTCGAGCACCATACGCCCCGAGCGATGATCGAGCGTCGGGAGCGGGGACATGACCTATTCTTCCGTCGATTGGCTTCCGCGATTGATCAAGTGGCAGACGATTATGATGTCGTCGTGATCGACTGCCCGCCCCAGCTCGGATACCTCACGATGGGCGCGCTGAACGCCGCCACCGCGATGCTCGTAACAATCCATCCCCAAATGGTGGATGTTGCTTCGATGAGCCAATTTCTGCTCATGACCTCCGATCTGATGGCGGTCATCGAGGAAGCGGGCGGCCGCCTCGACCATGATTTCATTCGCTACGTCATCACGCGCCACGATCCAAATGACGTGCCGGAGGCCCAGATCGTGGCGCTCCTGCGAAACTTGTTCGGGGCGGACGTACTGCAAGCGACGGTGTGGAAGTCGACGGCAATCGCCAACGCAGGCCTAACCAAACAGTCACTCTACGAACTCGATCGCGGATCCGTAGGCAGAGGGGCATACGACCGAGCCCTGGAATCGGTGGATGCTGTCAACGGTGAGATCACGCAACTCATGAAGAAGGTGTGGGAGCGATGAGCAAGCGCACTGACACAATCAAAAGCCTCTTCACCGCCCCTCACACGGTCCCGTTGTCTGCTGACAACAAAACTTCCGCAGCGCCAGCGCGAGTCTCAGCCGGCGCCGTGCGGTCGCTGAAGGATTCGTTTTCGGAGGTCGAAAAGGAAAACCAAGAACTCCGGGACAAAATTGCCGCGGGCGCGATGATCATCGAGATCAACCCGCTCCTTGTCGATCCTTCTCCGGTCGCTGATCGTTTTCGAGACGACGACGCCAGCTCCGACGAGGTTCTAAAGCAATCGATTGCACAAAGGGGGCAGGAAGTACCGATCCTCGTCCGTGAGCATCCGACAACGCCCGGGCGATATCAAAGCGCGTATGGCCATCGTCGCGTTCGTATTACGCGTGAGCTAGGCATTCTCGTGAAAGCGATCCTCAAGCCCCTCTCGGATGAAGAGCTCGTGGTAGCCCAGGGCCTTGAGAACGGTCCGCGCGAAGATTTGAGTTTCGTCGAGCGCGCAATGTTTGCGATGCACATCGAAGACGCCGGACACAAGCGCTCGGTGGTTCAAGATGCACTCGCCATCGACAGAGCTGAGGCGTCGAAGCTGATCACCGTTGCGAAGGCGATCCCGCACGACATTGTCGACGCGATTGGCAAGGCTCCGAAAATCGGTCGTGGCCGATGGCAAACCTTTTCGGAACTGCTTGCGGACCCCGCGGCGGTCAAACGCATCAGAGCTGCAATCAGCGACCCGGCATTTGCCGGCCGAGATTCGGATGGGAGATTTCTCGCCGCATTTTCCGCGGCTAGCCGCCCTGCCGCGAAACATGCCTTCCAGACCGAACGCGCAGCTGCGGTACTGGCTGCTAACGGACAGCGTATCGCTCAAGTTCAACGTGCAGACCGCGAATTGAAACTCTCCATCGACAAGAAGGTGCCCGCCTCATTCGCGGACTTTCTCGTCGAACAGCTCCCGCACTTGTTCGACACCTTCTCCAAATCGAGCGAGCGTCAGGAGGCCAACGAGGCGTAACTGCCTCATCCATCAACCACCTACTAGGAGCAACACGGCAAAAGAAAAAAGGCCCCCGAAACGGAGTTCCGGAAGCCTTCTCTTCAAGTTTGGCGACTGAGAGAGAATCACTTTCGCGAATCGCAGTCAAGAGTCTCAACGCGATTTAATCGTCGTTTCGACGAGCAGATTTTCTTTGCCCTAACTGAGGCAAAGACATGCAGTCACACTCTCCAACGACGCCCTTTGGGCGGCGATCGCTGACGCTTGCCCACGTGGCAAGCCAGATGGGCGCAAGCGCGCGGCCGCCTGAGAAGGTCGTGCACAAATGGAAGATCTTCCACGCCATCTGCACGGCGCGGCCGCGTCTTGGCGTGTCCGAGCGTTCGCTCTCGGTTTTGAACGCGCTTCTCACCTTCCACCCTGAGACTGCGCTCACGGGAAAGGACGATCTGATTGTCTTCCCGTCGAATTATCAGCTGTCGTTGCGGGCGCATGGGATGCCGGCATCGACATTGCGGCGTCACCTTGCTGTACTCGTCGACGCCGGCCTGGTCGTTCGGCGCGATAGTCCAAACGGCAAGCGCTATACGCGGAAGGGCAGCGCCGGTGAGATCGAGCTGGCCTTCGGCTTCGATATCTCGCCACTGGTTGTCCGATCGGAGGAGTTCGAGAGCCTGGCAGCCGACATCGCGGCAGAAGCGCGGGCGCTCAAGCTTGTCCGTGAGCGGATCACGCTGTGCCGGCGAGACATTGCCAAGATGATCGCAACCGGTATCGAGGAAGCCGTCCCGACCAGTAGGGGAGGGCAGGGACCCGCCGACTGGCAGGAGGTTCACGGTGCCTTTCGCTCCATCGTTGACCAGATTCCGCGAACGGCGACGAGGCAAGAACTCGAGCCGATCGCCGAAGAGCTGTCACAGCTCGCCGATGACGTTCTCAATCTTCTGGAAACACATATCAAATCCACGAATTCAAGCGCCAATGAGTCCCATTCTGAGCGCCACATACAGAATTCAAATACAGATCCCCTTATTGATCTTGAACCTAGCCTCCGAGAAGGCAGGGCGGCGAGGGCGGAGCCAAAACCTGAAACGCCGAGGGTGGCGGAAGGGACCTATCCGTTGGGAATGGTGCTGAGCGCCTGCCCCGATATTGTCGATTACGCCAAGGGCGGGATTTTGAACTGGCGGGATTTGCTCGCGACCGCCGCGGTAGTCCGATCGATGCTGGGGATTAGTCCAAGCGCCTGGGAGGAGGCGCAAACGGTTCTGGGTGAGACGCCAGCCGCGATTGTCGTCGCGTGCATTTTACAGCGCGGCACCGCGATCAGATCCGCCGGGGGGTATTTGCGCGGTTTGACGCGAAAAGCCGAGGCCGGAGAGTTCTCGCTCGGCCCGATTTTGATGTCTCAGATCAATTCGCGTCTCGACGAAAAGCGCCGGGCATGACGCGATGACGGCCTCATCTCCACATCCCTGTTTTGCCCTGCGTT
This genomic interval carries:
- a CDS encoding site-specific integrase, encoding MVDLLTDHHPHFDSATRRALQLDALSAILPMERRDRLAELLTDDDVATLKHLAREGMGENTLRALASDLAYLEGWAKAATGSPLPWPAPESLTLKYVAHHLWDPAERETDPHHGMPSEVAAELRVALLLRTDGPHAPSTVKRRLANWGTLHRWKGQEGPFHSPSLRTAVRLAVRASTRPRQRKSRRAVTRDVLDRLLATCRSDRLVDTRDLAILLLAFASGGRRRSEVARLRVEQISEEPPVPLDPRDPHSPTLPCVAIQLGRTKTGIADEAGRVLLVGPPVEALREWLERGDISKGPIFRAIDRWEALEERALTPQSINLILKRRCAMAGLEPSEFSAHGLRSGYLTEAARQGVALPEAMQQSQHRSVQQAASYYNDAERAQGRASRLYSVEK
- the repB gene encoding plasmid partitioning protein RepB — its product is MSKRTDTIKSLFTAPHTVPLSADNKTSAAPARVSAGAVRSLKDSFSEVEKENQELRDKIAAGAMIIEINPLLVDPSPVADRFRDDDASSDEVLKQSIAQRGQEVPILVREHPTTPGRYQSAYGHRRVRITRELGILVKAILKPLSDEELVVAQGLENGPREDLSFVERAMFAMHIEDAGHKRSVVQDALAIDRAEASKLITVAKAIPHDIVDAIGKAPKIGRGRWQTFSELLADPAAVKRIRAAISDPAFAGRDSDGRFLAAFSAASRPAAKHAFQTERAAAVLAANGQRIAQVQRADRELKLSIDKKVPASFADFLVEQLPHLFDTFSKSSERQEANEA
- the repA gene encoding plasmid partitioning protein RepA, with protein sequence MSIVDEGNETASARITRHAGILSGQLRSLSTTLFPPAASKSLRSFTSGEVAKIVRVSDGYLRQLSLDGLGPIPSTGHGGRRSYTLAQINELRAYLAEARPRERLEFFPRRRDGEKLQIITVANFKGGSAKTTTALYLSQYLALAGFRVLALDLDPQASLSAMFGYQPEFDIGPNETIYGAIRYDDQRRPLREVVRPTYFEGIGLVPGNLELMEFEHHTPRAMIERRERGHDLFFRRLASAIDQVADDYDVVVIDCPPQLGYLTMGALNAATAMLVTIHPQMVDVASMSQFLLMTSDLMAVIEEAGGRLDHDFIRYVITRHDPNDVPEAQIVALLRNLFGADVLQATVWKSTAIANAGLTKQSLYELDRGSVGRGAYDRALESVDAVNGEITQLMKKVWER
- the repC gene encoding plasmid replication protein RepC is translated as MQSHSPTTPFGRRSLTLAHVASQMGASARPPEKVVHKWKIFHAICTARPRLGVSERSLSVLNALLTFHPETALTGKDDLIVFPSNYQLSLRAHGMPASTLRRHLAVLVDAGLVVRRDSPNGKRYTRKGSAGEIELAFGFDISPLVVRSEEFESLAADIAAEARALKLVRERITLCRRDIAKMIATGIEEAVPTSRGGQGPADWQEVHGAFRSIVDQIPRTATRQELEPIAEELSQLADDVLNLLETHIKSTNSSANESHSERHIQNSNTDPLIDLEPSLREGRAARAEPKPETPRVAEGTYPLGMVLSACPDIVDYAKGGILNWRDLLATAAVVRSMLGISPSAWEEAQTVLGETPAAIVVACILQRGTAIRSAGGYLRGLTRKAEAGEFSLGPILMSQINSRLDEKRRA